The region TTTTATATTACACATTAGACATTTATGTAAAAGATGTTCCATTTTCCAGAGAGGTTTCCCCTATTTCCCTATCTTTTCTATCTTCCTCAGAGCAATAAATAGTAATTACTATTCTCACAGATAAGCTACTCCTTTGAGTTGGACAGTAACTACATCTTTATTTCAAGTTTTTATCATCTCCAAAAACTACCTTTCATTTGACTGCACAGTCTCACTGCAATGTTTCACAGTAAAATTACGCTGCTCAAATTTGAAGAGCCCGAATAAAAGCTAGAGCCCCCAGGGACTTCTAGGTACTGATTTAGTAACAGTGTCTACTGGCACAaatcttatatatttattcatatttttaaaactgcaataaaggaaatgaaagctaCTTTAATGAAAAAGGAACTCAGGAATGAGGTCGTTAAATATAACTAGctacattttaaatacaaataccAGGTATTCCCTGATTAGTGTCAGGTAAATATCTAAACTATTAATATCTAACCCAAATTCTGGTCTTGGAAAAAGATCAGAGACAATTACAAAGAAGGTGCTTCATAGTATCaggtccatttttaaaacaatgagatcCTTCGGGACAATCAGTTTAGTCTTTCTTTTTATCACAGATTTCTGTTGGTCCTCTTGTTGGTAATCCATTTATGTCTGCAccctaaaatgaaaaaatattagatatcattacaaaaaaagacattataagagatattctctttaaaaacacaaacttCAGAATGAAAAACTACTGGAAACGTGCAGGATGGCTAAATTCGTGCAGGTGATTGAATTTAATAATCACCAACACTAAAGAAAACACAGTTgtctaaatattcatttaaaaaataactgcatTACAAGAAGAAAACCTCTATGAATCTACTCATTACATCTCTTATCAAAGTTATCAATCAGAGAAACTGGCTTATTCAGAATCATCTTTTGTCCTCTATTAGCTATTTACCATTACTCTTACCAGACAGGAAATACTGTTACTATCTTGCAAGTAGCCAATGCATAAATCAGAGGACTTACTTAAAACCTTAATTTAAACCAAGTGttaattataaatagaaaattccaaacccctattttaaaaaagagagaaatttagactttagtagtttttttcttttgaactttttcttttgtattggagtacagctgattaacaatgttgtgatagtttcaggtgaacaatgaagggactcagccatacacatacatgcatccattctcccccaaaacccctcaaatccaggctgccacataacactgagcagaattccatgtgctatacagtaggtcctagttggtaatccattttaaaaatagcagtgtgtatatgaccATTCCAAACTCTCTATCTCTTCTCTCTGGCAACCATGTTTTgtaagtctgtctctgttttgtaagtaagttcatttgtataatttatataagggatatcatatggtatttctccttctctggaaATTTAAACATATTAATGAAGCTTCTGGTTCAAAGAACTTAACTTTCCAAAAGTCACTATGGTTCAAAGAACTTGATTTTCCAAAAGTCACTATTTTACCCTGACTATACCGCTCCCACCCATTCAAGGCATTTTAATGTTCTTACCTTATAGTCTactttgcctttgtttttatcGTTGGTTTCTCGTATAGCTTTCTGAGGCCACATACGGCTAACAAAGGGGGAGATCAGAGGGTATATATATGGCTCCAAGAACTTTTTGTAGACCCAGAGCAGAACTGGAATGACGATGCAGGGAATGCACACCATTGTCCCAGATGTGAGTTCCTGAACTATTGACAAACAGCGGAAAAAACAAATTAGGTCATCATAGACTAATGACTGAAGGAATATACCtagattaaaatatatgaaaagactATTTCTACACTGAAGGAAAAACTTAAACCACACTACAGGTACTATTGTAAAGCAAGAGTCTATTCATTAAAATGCTGCTATCTACAAGGGAAAGGAGCAACAGGTGGTAGACTTGAAAATAAGAGTGAGGATAAGCCTGCCTCCAAAACTTTCCAATCACTGTTTCACAACCATAAATTTGGTGATAAAAGGaaagacagggcttcccaggtggctcagtggtaaggaatccgcctgtcaatgcaagagacaatgggttcagtccctgggtggggaagatcccctggaggagatggcaactcactctagtatcctcgcctgggagatcccatggacagaggagcctggagggctacagtcatagGGTCATCCAACACTTCTTAGCACTGAGGATGAGGCAATTAAGCCCTTTACCCACATCAACtcaattaatcttcaaaacaCCTAGTCAGGTTGGGTACTTGGTGTTTCCATTTACATATAAAGAAAAGGAGTCACCAAAACATTAAGGAATTCGGAGTAATTACTGGTGAATGAGTAAGCATTGTTAAACTAGGCAATTTAAAATGATTCACAACACAAGCGAGGGATGACATAGATAATCcaatctgaaataaaaatgtacatgTACATCAGGGAATGACCACTATTTTACAAAGGATTCATAACTGGATTCTTTAAAACAGTCCTCTAGTCTCAGGAGGCACGGGTGGTGGTAAAGAGACCGCCCGCAAAGGCGGAGATGGAAGAGACGCAGGCTGGACGTAGGCAgaccccctgggggagggcacagcaacccacttcagtatttctgcctggagaatcccatggacagtggagcctggcaggctatggtccacagggtcacaaagtcagacacaactgaagccaagTGAGCGCACACACGTGCTaggcaaattaaaataatttaggaaTTTGCCAAAAATATTTTGCTCCAAAATTTTAAGAACATATCCTCTGATCAAAATAAACcaaagaagcaagagtctttttcagcatTTTACAAGGAATATTTTGGGCTAATAGACTTTTAGAATCTCATCTGAAGAGCTTCAGATTGGTTTAGGTCTTACAAGTACCACAGCATAATAATCAAGCAGGAACC is a window of Cervus canadensis isolate Bull #8, Minnesota chromosome 23, ASM1932006v1, whole genome shotgun sequence DNA encoding:
- the C23H18orf32 gene encoding UPF0729 protein C18orf32 homolog isoform X2 is translated as MVCIPCIVIPVLLWVYKKFLEPYIYPLISPFVSRMWPQKAIRETNDKNKGKVDYKGADINGLPTRGPTEICDKKKD